The Teredinibacter sp. KSP-S5-2 genomic interval AATTTGCGGTGCGTTTGGAGCGCGTCTTTGTCGACCCCGAAAACTTTCGTCAGCTGGTATTAAAGCGGGGAGACAATGGCCACTTGGTACGTTTAAGTGATGTCGCCACTGTAGTGAAAGGGACACAGGAATACCGTCTGGATTTTCGCGGCAATGGCGAAACGATGGTCGGTATTGGCATTACCAAACAGTCGACGGCCAATACCATGGAGGTTGCCCGTGCGGCAAAATTGGCCGCATCCCGTATTGAGGCGTTGTTACCGGAAGGTATGGCCATAAAACAGAGTTACGATACCTCGGTTTTTATTGAGGAGGCAGTTGACGAAGTCTATAAAACTCTGGCGATTGCCATTTCCCTGGTCATCTTTATTATTTTTCTTTTCCTCGGTAGTGTGCGGGCCATGTTGGTTCCCGCGGTGACGGTGCCCGTCTCGCTGATTGCGACCTTTATTATTATTTGGGTGATGGGGTTTACCGTTAACTTGCTTACCTTACTTGCTTTGGTGTTAGCCATCGGCTTGGTGGTGGATGATGCGATTGTGGTACTGGAAAATATTCACCGGCGCATGGAGGAATACGGTGAGTCCGCGTTAGTCGCGGCGTATCAGGGAACCAGGCAAGTGGGGTTTGCTGTTATTGCCACAACCGCAGTGCTTATTGCTGTATTTGCGCCAATTGCGGTGATTGAAGGGGACATCGGTCGTCTTTTTTCTGAGTTTGCACTCACCATGAGTGCTGCAGTGTTTTTTTCCAGCCTGGTGGCTTTGACGTTATCGCCAGTTATCGCGTCGCTTTTTTTGAAACCGCATTCGGGTAAACACACTCTCACAGAAACGGTTGATAAAACGTTTATCCGTTTGCGCAATCGTTATCGAAAAAGTCTGGACGTTTCCTTGCGTCATCCCTGGTACGTGGTGGGGGCGTTTGCTCTAGTTGTGGCAAGTAGTGTGTGGTTGGTAAAACTTTTACCATCGGAATATGTGGTTAAAGAAGACCGCGGCGCATTTTTTGTGTTGGTAAATGGCCCAGAGGGGACGTCTTATCAATACATGAAAAAATATATGGATGAAATTGAAAAACGTTTAATGCCATTTCACGAAAACGGTGAAGCAGAGCGAATTCTGGTTCGTGCGCCGCGCAGTTTTGGCGGTACGATTTCCAATTTTAATTCCGGTATTGTGATTGTCGTACTCAGCCCCTGGGATGAGCGACGCCCAGCCAACGAAATTATGAAAGAGGTGAGAGAAAAGCTGACAGATTTACCGGGTGTGACGGTGGCCACGATCATGCGTCAGGGTATAGGTGGACGGGTTGGTAAACCGGTGGAGTTTGTACTCGGTGGTGGCAGTTATGAAGAACTGGCCCAGTGGCGCGATACGCTGGTGGAAGCGATTCAACAGGATAACCCCGGCTTAATCAGTATCGATAGTGACTACAAAGAAACCAGCCCGCAAATAAGAGTGGTCATCGACTATCAACGTGCCGCTGATTTGGGGGTGTCTGTGCAAAATATTGGCCGGACTTTGGAATCCATGTTGGCCTCCAGACGGGTGACAACATACATCGATAACGGCGAAGAGTACGATGTATTAATTGAAGGTATTCGCGATCAACAAAATAATCCACAGGATCTCGCCAATATTTATGTGCGTTCGGAAAATAGTGGCAAGCTTATACCTCTGGCCAGCCTGGTGGATTTTCAGGAGTTTGCCGCCTCACAAACCTTGAATCGATTTAATCGCACTCGCGCAATTACCATTGAAGCAGATTTGGATGATAATTTATCGCTGGACCGCGCACTTGAGTACCTTGAAATAAAAACCCGTGAGTTGCTGCCAGAATACGCGGTGATTGACTACAAAGGCCGTTCTCGTGATTTTAAATATTCTACCGAGTCAAACATCTGGTTATTTGGTTTGGGCGTGGTGGTCATGTTTTTGGTATTGGCAGCGCAGTTTGAAAGCTATATCAGCCCATTTATTATTACTTTGACCGTTCCACTGGCGATGGCCGGCGGCCTGCTTGGGTTATACCTGACGGGGAATACCTTGAATTTATACAGCCAAATTGGTTTGGTGATGCTTATCGGGCTGGCAGCAAAAAATGGTATTTTGTTGGTGGAGTTTGCCAATCAATTACGTGATGAAGGAAAGCAGGTTGGGGATGCGATTGTCGAGGCGGCAGAAATTCGTTTGCGTCCGATTGTTATGACCAGTATTACCACAATCGCCGGGTCTATTCCGTTGGTTGTTTCCAGTGGTGCAGGCTCGGAAGCGCGTGAAGTACTTGGGGTTACTTTGTTCTCTGGTGTATTGGTTGCAACTTTCTTTACCCTTTACCTGGTTCCTGTTGCCTATCGTTACCTGGGTAAATACACCCATAGTCCTCATGCCAAGGAAAAACAATTACAACAGGAGTTGTCCGAGGACAAAATGTAGCGTTGCGGTCACCGGTTTTTTCTGCACAATGTGCCGTCACATATAAATTATTCATTATGATGTCGGCGCAATGCAGAGTATTCGTAGTAAGTTAGTCCTTTGGTTAATCAAACATCGTCACTTTTTTAAATTCAAGCTCTCAGCCGATGTGGTGGACGAGCATTTTTCGGTTGAACAATTCCGTCAAGATATTGATAGGCTGAGTGCGAAAATGCGCACGCCGAAAGGTGTAATCATAGAAAAAATTGCTATAGGAAAAATACAAGCGGAATGGATTCGGCCCGTTGATACGTGCACAGACAAGGTACTTATGTACATTCACGGAGGCGGCTTTATTTCCGGTTCTTGTCTGACTCACCGTATGCACGTTGCAAAATTTGCCAACGAAAGTCGATTGCCCGCGCTGGTTTTTGATTATCGGCTAGCGCCTGAACATCCTTTTCCTGCCGCCTTGGAGGATTGCGAGGCTGTTTATACTTGGTTGTTGCAACAAGGTTTTACTGCGCAAAATATTGTTGTGGGAGGAGAATCTGCGGGAGCAACCTTAACGCTTTCGCTACTTTTGGCATTGAAAGAAAAGCAACTTGCCTTGCCTCGTGCTGCCTTTTCAATTTCCCCCGTGACGGATTTACGTTGTCTTGCAGATTCCTTCACTTATAACGCGAGTAAGGACATTGCGCCTATTGGATCCTGGAATCTTTGGACACAATATTATATTGCTGATCATGATCCAACTGACCCAATGTTATCCCCGCAGTTCGGTGACTTTCACGGCTTGCCGCCAGTGTATATTTGTGTTGGTTCCCACGAAATTCATTTGGATGACTGCCTGAATTTTGCTGCAAAAGCAAAAGAGCAGGGAGTGAAGGTCACCTTAAAAGTCTGGCCAAAAATGGTGCATGCTTTTCCGTTACTGTCGCCGTTATTTCCAGAAGCGAAACAGGCGTTAGCTGATATCTGCCGATTTATTCAGACACCGTGTTAATCCGCCTTATGACTCCGGCTTTAATGCGGCCAGTTTTCGATACAGGGTTCGTTCGCTAATACCCAATGCCTTGGCTAAATCCCGTTGGTTGCCCTGAAAATGATACGAAACCTGTTTTAGATAATCCGCTTCCACAGAGACCAAAGATTTAATTGGCTCAAGTAAAAAGGTCGGTTCGATATTATTGGTGGCGATATCCATGACCGGAGTGGTGGGGGTGATGTGCTGTAGTTGAATGTGGTTACCGTCCGCTAAAATGGTGGAGCGTTCAAGCAGGTTGCGTAATTCGCGAATATTTCCGGGAAATTCTTGCTGCCGTAACCATTCCTCTGCTTCCTTGCTGAGTTTTTTGTGGTGTTTCCCTTTGTTCATACCTTTTAATAAGTGTCGGGCTATTGCAGGAATATCGTCGCGTCTTTCTCTTAATGCTGGAATTTGGATTGGGAAGGGGCTGATTCGATAATACAAATCGTTACGGAAACTTTTTTCCTGCACCATGGTATCGATGGATTTATGCGTGGCACAAATAAGGCGAAAATCCGAATGCTTTTCTTCCACGCTGCCCACCGGGCGAAAGGTGCCGGACTCAATTAAACGCAATAGTTTTACTTGCAAGGCCAAAGGGACATCACCAATTTCGTCGAGAAACAAGGTTCCACCATGTGCGGCTTCGACCAGCCCCATTTTTCTATTTAATGCACCGGTAAAGGCACCTTTTTCATGGCCAAACAATTCACTCTCAAAAAGCGTCTCCGTCAGGCCGGAGCATTCAACTGTCACAAATGGTTGATCGGCTCGAGCACTTTTTTCATGTAAATAACGGGCAGCCAGTTCTTTACCCGTGCCGGATTCGCCAAGTAATAAAACACTGATATCCGCTTTAGCTCCTCGGTTGAGCAGATTCAACATCTGGTTAAAGCTGGCGGTGTAGCCAATCATATGGCTGTCGTGTTGAACAAGCTCGTTAATCCGTTTCATCCGCTCAACAAAGTACTCGGTTTCTCCCCGCTGGTTTTGTATGGGAATCAACTCAACATCCACATGCTCTTTGCCATGTGAGGTATTGTGAATGTGCAAGACACGCTGAGTTTCGCCGGTTAACGATGCTTGTCGCAGAGGGCAGGATTCCCCAGCCTGGTCACAGGGTACCGAATAACCATGTGAAATCTGATAACAGGTGTGACCCACGGCACGCTGGTTAAATTCATCCAGGTAAGCGTTGTTCGCCGCAATAATTCGATAGTTGCGATCGAGCAGAATGGCGGGGTCTTGAATGACATTAAGAATGGTTGTGTCGGTCATGGCCTTAGTCTGTGCCAGGATAATCACTGTGTCAATTCTGGCATGCCATATTTGGCATGCGGTTCTGATTTCTTCTGCGTTTATTGGTCGTTAGTCGCTCTCTATACCTTGTTATTCCTGCTTATAACGGTTTTGTCACTTTTATTAGTAAATTGGCATATAAGATGCAGTAAGTCATATCAAGTTCAAAATAAGCCAATTTAGTCATAAGAAAAGTCTAATGTATGAATGCTAAACCCGGTGCACAAAGCTCAATCTTTGCCATACCTCTGGTTCGGGAGATATCCCTGGTACTCATCGTGAAGCTGATTGCAATTGTGGTGATTCGTTGGCTGTTTTTTTCGCAACCGGTTGATTTGGGCAATAGCGAACAGGGAATCGATCAGCATTTCGGTTTGGGGGAGCAAAGCCCGGTTTCCGCTTCACAAGCTACTCATGGGGAATCTCTATGATTGATGAATCCGTGGTGGACTTATCGCGTCTGCAATTTGCGATAACCGCGTTTTACCATTTTTTATTTGTGCCGCTGACTTTGGGGTTGGCATTCATTCTCGCCATTATGGAATCTGTTTATGTCATGACAGGCAAGCAGGTATACAAGGATATGGTGAAGTTCTGGGGCAAGTTATTCGGCATCAACTTTGCGCTCGGTGTCACGACCGGTTTAACCATGGAGTTTCAGTTTGGTACTAACTGGGCTTATTACTCACACTATGTTGGTGACGTGTTTGGCGCGCCTTTAGCAATTGAAGGCTTGATGGCGTTTTTTCTTGAGTCGACATTTATCGGTTTGTTCTTTTTTGGCTGGGACAGATTAACCAAGCTACAGCATCTAGTGGTGACTTGGTTAGTGGCGTTGGGTTCCAATTTATCGGCTTTGTGGATTCTGATTGCCAATGGCTGGATGCAAAACCCGGTAGGTGCGGAATTTAACTTTGAAACCATGCGCATGGAAATGGCGAGTTTTTCCGATGTGATTTTTAATCCGGTTGCTCAGGTCAAGTTTGTACACACCGTTGCGGCGGGTTACGTCACCGGTGCCATGTTTGTATTGGCGATTTCCGCCTATTACATGCTGAACAAGCGCGACCTACCTTTTGCCCGGCGTTCCTTCGCCATTGCATCCAGTTTTGGTATGGCGTCGATTTTGTCCGTTATTGTTTTAGGCGATGAATCTGGTTATGAGCTTGGGGATGTTCAGGAAACCAAGTTAGCCGTTATTGAAGCGGAATGGGAAACGCACCCGGCGCCGGCGGCGTTTACGGTGGTGGGATTTCCAAATGAAGACACCATGACCACCGACTTCGCGATAAAAATTCCCTTTGCTCTGGGATTAATTGCCACACGATCGATTGATGAAGAAGTGACAGGCATTAAGGATTTAATTGTTCGTCATGAGCAGCGCATTCGCAATGGCATGGTGGCTTACGATTTATTGGAACAACTTAAATCGGGTGAGAAGAGTGCGGAAAACATTGATGCGTTTAATCGTGTTAAATCCGATTTAGGTTATGGCTTGTTGTTAAAGAAATATACGGAATCGGTTAGCGACGCATCGGAAGAACAAATAAAACAAGCTGCTCGGGATACCATTCCCGCTGTTGCGCCCATGTTTTGGAGTTTTCGTATTATGGTGGGCTTGGGCTTACTTATGCTGATCCTTATTGGCTTAAGTTTTTATCATGCCACCAAACACAACGCCGAGCATCAGCGTTGGTTGTTAAAAGCATTAATCATTTGCTTGCCCGCACCCTGGATTGCATCGGAAATGGGTTGGTTTGTTGCTGAGTTCGGGCGTCAGCCCTGGTCAATAGGGGAGGTCTTGCCCACTGCACTGTCGGTATCATCCCGTTCGGCTGGTGATCTCTGGCTGAGTCTTTCCGGTTTTATTATTTTTTACAGTGGCCTGCTTGTTGTGGAAATGTATTTAATGATTCGTTTTGCCCGCCTAGGGCCGAGTTCACTTGGAACCGGGCGTTATTACCACGAACAAAAGAATCTGGAAGAAGTAAACGCGGAGGTTGGCCATGCTTGATTATGAAATGCTGAAAATTATCTGGTGGTGTTTAATCGGTGTTTTATTAATTGGCTTTGCCGTTACCGATGGCTTTGATATGGGGGCGGTTGCACTGATTCGGTTTGTCGGTCGTACCGACGATGAACGGCGTGTCGTATTAAATACGGTTGGCCCTCATTGGGATGGCAATCAGGTTTGGTTTATTACTGCAGGCGGCGCTATTTTTGCCGCCTGGCCTATTGTTTATGCGGTGGCTTTTAGTGGTTTGTACTGGGCATTGCTTCTGGTGTTGTTTGCACTGTTTTTTCGACCGGTTGGTTTTGAGTATCGGTCAAAAATAGAGGATCTTCGCTGGCGTACTGCATGGGATTGGCTAATGACAGCAGGCAGTGCGATTCCCGCTTTGGTTTTTGGTGTTGCCTTTGGCAATTTATTTTTGGGTTTACCTTTTGTGCTGGATGAGTACATGCACAGTGCCTATGAAGGAACTTTCTGGCAATTGCTTTCTCCCTTCGCGGTATTGTGTGGCGTAGTGAGTCTGGCAATGTTAATTATGCATGGTGGTTGCTATTTGCAAATGCGAACAAACGGCGAACTGGCACAACGTGCAGTGAAAGCGACAATGATCTCTGCAAGCGTTACGCTGGTCGCATTTGTTCTCGCCGGCGTATGGGTGGCAAACATAAAAGGTTTTGTTGTGACCGAAATGGTTGATCCGCAGTTGGCAATGTCTCCGCTGGATAAAAATGTTGTAACTGCCGACGGTGCCTGGCTAAATAATTATTCTGCCATGCCTTTAACCATGCTTGCGCCGATTAGTGCAATTTGTGCTTTGTTGCTCACTTTGGCTTTTAGCGTGTTTAAACGTGCGGGCTGGGCCTTTTTCTTCAGCTCCGTTGCGTTAGCGGGAATTATTTTGACTGCCGGGCTGAGTCTGTTTCCATTTATTATGCCGTCCAGCATTAACCCGGATTTTAGTTTAACCTTGTGGGATGTGGTGTCGAGTAAATTGACCTTAACTGTTATGTTTTGGGTGGCGGTTATTTTTGTTCCTATAGTTTTGAGTTATACCCTGTGGGGATACGTGAAAATGTGGCGAAAATTAGATACTGATTTTATTGAAAACAATCGTCTTGGAACCTATTAAGGGAGAAAAATTATGTGGTATTTTACCTGGATTCTTGGTGTGCTATTGGCCTGCTCTTTTGGCATTGTTAATGCTCTGTGGCTTGAGGTGAATGAAAACCTGGATAGGGAATCAGAATAATCCATATGAGCGGGAATCATTCTTATTTCAGCATTGAAAGTCTGAGTTGTTGGTATTGGAAAACCGTTTACGCATTCCCTGTGCGCCTATTAACATTTTTCGTATCTTTTCTTTTTGCTGGTATTACTTTGGCGATGCCGTTGTGGTTAACTGAAGATGCCGTTAACCACGATATGATCAGTTTGGGAATGCTTGGTATGAGTGCTGGTTTTGTTGTTGGCGTTGGGTATATCCCCGAATTTTGGTTATGGCGAATTCTTTTTAACCCTTTTTCTGCCTGGTTGTTAATGGGTGTTGTTGTGTTAGGGGTGATTTTTTGAGAATAAAGATATAAATAAAAAATAGTTTAGAGGAATACAAAATGCGCACTTTTTTACGTACCACATTGGCGATTGGGGCAGGAGTATTTTTCACCGGGTCTTTATTCGTTGTTGCTGAACCACCTGTAACACCGCCAGAAAGTAAAATGGATCAAATTGAGTTTGATCGGCAGGCGATGGCTAAGATCCGAAGCTTCGCCATAGAATTAAAAACCCGATTAAAAACCGGGATTCAGGATGGTGGCCCTACGAAAGCCATTGCAGTATGTCATGAAGAAGCGGAGAAGATCGCTGCCAAGCACAGTGAACAGGGCTGGTTGGTTCGTCGTGTGTCAGACCGTCCGCGCAACCCGAATAATGCTGCGCAAGGGTGGGAAGGTAAAATGTTAACGGATCTGAAAAAAAACTACGATGTTGGTAGTGAGAAAAAATACTTGTCCGAACAGGTTGGTAATGAGTTTCGGTTGATGAAAAGCATCGCTATTGACGCCGTGTGTTTGACCTGCCATGGAGAAAACATTCAGGGAGAGTTAAAGGATAAGTTGGACGCCTTGTATCCGAATGATCTTGCCCGAGGGTATAAGATGGAGGATTTTCGTGGTGCTTTTTCCGTGACCTATACCGCTGAATAACGATTTATGTGAGCTTAAACCCAGCAATCGTCTCTTTGCTAAAAGGAGGCGATTTGTCAAAGTCGGATTCCATTCAGGTTTTATCCCTTGTGTTCCTCTCTCTGTTCAAATTGACCGATTAAATTCTTGCTAAAAACCAACAAAGCGTGTAAATAGCATGGTTTCGCCCAGGTTGAAACTGCGCTGCCGAATCCGTCAGGATCTGTTGTGCCCGAGCATCGTTCAGTGTTCAACTCCAACTGTTTAAATCCAATTGCGCATTCATCTTGTTTTGCCTATAGCGGAGCAAGCCTGTATGTTTTGCTATTGCAATAGCAGTGGGCTTTTCTTCATTTAGCTTTGTGTTTGGATTGTTGGGGCTGGGTAAGACTTTATGAATATAACAACCATACTTTCTGTAATAACCGATGTATCGCCTTTTGAATGGCACTCCATAGGTGCGTCAGTATTTTGTGGTGCTGTTGTCGGATTGGAGCGGCAAATACGTGGCAAGCCGGTTGGTATTCGCACATCCTCGCTCATTACCCTTGGAACTTATTTATTTATTACCAGTGCCTTCTTGTTACAAGGTGAGATTGTGGATCCGTCCCGCGTTATCGGCCAGGTAATTACCGGTATTGGTTTCCTTGGGGCTGGGGTAATGTTGGCTAAAGACGGTGCAGTGGTGGGTGTGACTTCTGCTGCAACAATTTGGGTTCTGGCGTCCCTTGGTGTAATGATTGGCGTGGGCTATTTGATTCCCGCAATAAAGCTCTCGCTTTTGGTGGTGGCCATTTTATATGGCGTCGATGTATTGGAAGACCGTTTAAAGGTTCTGAGCCGTGGCGTTCATTCGCGGGTTAAGTTTTCTTTTTATAAAGGACAGCAAAATAAATGAACGCATTATCTCAATCTGTTTCAGAGGTTGATGGTTTCAATGAAGATACGCTGTTCGCACGTATTGCAGAGGATATTTTACAAACAGGCTATAGCATAAATCCGGCAGCGCTCCCGCCAACTTTGACCGAAGCTCTGTACCGCCATTCGCAACTCATGAGCCCGTCACAATTTGTCTCTGCTGGCATAGGTCGGGCGGATGACTATTTAAAGAATGATTTTGTCCGTACCGATGAAATATGCTGGATAACAGGTGAGTCTGAAGCAGGCACAGCCTGGTTACACTGGTGTGCGGAATTACAAAAATACCTAAATCGCCGCTTATTTCTTGGCTTGTTCTCCTTTGAGAGTCACTTTGCACATTACAAAGCGGGCGACTTTTATAAGCGTCATGTGGATGCCTTTAAAGGCGAAAGTAATCGCAAATTATCGGTAGTGGTGTATTTGAACTCCAACTGGTACACCGAGGATGGTGGGGAGTTGGTGATATACCAGAACTGGCAGGAGGAGAAAGGTATTCGGGTAACGCCCTTGATGGGAACTGTTGTGGTTTTCCTCAGTGAGGAGTTTCCCCATGAGGTTCTGCCAGCCAAGCGGGACCGGTATTCCATCGCCGGGTGGTTCAGGGTGAATACGTCAGTGGCGGAAAGAGTCGACCCTCCTCAATAGCCTGCCAGATGTTGGTTTTCTGTCCAGTTTGGCGTTTGTAGGCTAGGGTTAGTATATAGGACGCTCTGAATAACCCCATATATCTCAAGCTTA includes:
- the cydX gene encoding cytochrome bd-I oxidase subunit CydX: MWYFTWILGVLLACSFGIVNALWLEVNENLDRESE
- a CDS encoding cytochrome ubiquinol oxidase subunit I; this translates as MIDESVVDLSRLQFAITAFYHFLFVPLTLGLAFILAIMESVYVMTGKQVYKDMVKFWGKLFGINFALGVTTGLTMEFQFGTNWAYYSHYVGDVFGAPLAIEGLMAFFLESTFIGLFFFGWDRLTKLQHLVVTWLVALGSNLSALWILIANGWMQNPVGAEFNFETMRMEMASFSDVIFNPVAQVKFVHTVAAGYVTGAMFVLAISAYYMLNKRDLPFARRSFAIASSFGMASILSVIVLGDESGYELGDVQETKLAVIEAEWETHPAPAAFTVVGFPNEDTMTTDFAIKIPFALGLIATRSIDEEVTGIKDLIVRHEQRIRNGMVAYDLLEQLKSGEKSAENIDAFNRVKSDLGYGLLLKKYTESVSDASEEQIKQAARDTIPAVAPMFWSFRIMVGLGLLMLILIGLSFYHATKHNAEHQRWLLKALIICLPAPWIASEMGWFVAEFGRQPWSIGEVLPTALSVSSRSAGDLWLSLSGFIIFYSGLLVVEMYLMIRFARLGPSSLGTGRYYHEQKNLEEVNAEVGHA
- a CDS encoding sigma-54-dependent Fis family transcriptional regulator; the encoded protein is MTDTTILNVIQDPAILLDRNYRIIAANNAYLDEFNQRAVGHTCYQISHGYSVPCDQAGESCPLRQASLTGETQRVLHIHNTSHGKEHVDVELIPIQNQRGETEYFVERMKRINELVQHDSHMIGYTASFNQMLNLLNRGAKADISVLLLGESGTGKELAARYLHEKSARADQPFVTVECSGLTETLFESELFGHEKGAFTGALNRKMGLVEAAHGGTLFLDEIGDVPLALQVKLLRLIESGTFRPVGSVEEKHSDFRLICATHKSIDTMVQEKSFRNDLYYRISPFPIQIPALRERRDDIPAIARHLLKGMNKGKHHKKLSKEAEEWLRQQEFPGNIRELRNLLERSTILADGNHIQLQHITPTTPVMDIATNNIEPTFLLEPIKSLVSVEADYLKQVSYHFQGNQRDLAKALGISERTLYRKLAALKPES
- the cydB gene encoding cytochrome d ubiquinol oxidase subunit II yields the protein MLDYEMLKIIWWCLIGVLLIGFAVTDGFDMGAVALIRFVGRTDDERRVVLNTVGPHWDGNQVWFITAGGAIFAAWPIVYAVAFSGLYWALLLVLFALFFRPVGFEYRSKIEDLRWRTAWDWLMTAGSAIPALVFGVAFGNLFLGLPFVLDEYMHSAYEGTFWQLLSPFAVLCGVVSLAMLIMHGGCYLQMRTNGELAQRAVKATMISASVTLVAFVLAGVWVANIKGFVVTEMVDPQLAMSPLDKNVVTADGAWLNNYSAMPLTMLAPISAICALLLTLAFSVFKRAGWAFFFSSVALAGIILTAGLSLFPFIMPSSINPDFSLTLWDVVSSKLTLTVMFWVAVIFVPIVLSYTLWGYVKMWRKLDTDFIENNRLGTY
- a CDS encoding MgtC/SapB family protein, whose translation is MNITTILSVITDVSPFEWHSIGASVFCGAVVGLERQIRGKPVGIRTSSLITLGTYLFITSAFLLQGEIVDPSRVIGQVITGIGFLGAGVMLAKDGAVVGVTSAATIWVLASLGVMIGVGYLIPAIKLSLLVVAILYGVDVLEDRLKVLSRGVHSRVKFSFYKGQQNK
- a CDS encoding 2OG-Fe(II) oxygenase, whose product is MNALSQSVSEVDGFNEDTLFARIAEDILQTGYSINPAALPPTLTEALYRHSQLMSPSQFVSAGIGRADDYLKNDFVRTDEICWITGESEAGTAWLHWCAELQKYLNRRLFLGLFSFESHFAHYKAGDFYKRHVDAFKGESNRKLSVVVYLNSNWYTEDGGELVIYQNWQEEKGIRVTPLMGTVVVFLSEEFPHEVLPAKRDRYSIAGWFRVNTSVAERVDPPQ
- a CDS encoding cyd operon YbgE family protein → MSGNHSYFSIESLSCWYWKTVYAFPVRLLTFFVSFLFAGITLAMPLWLTEDAVNHDMISLGMLGMSAGFVVGVGYIPEFWLWRILFNPFSAWLLMGVVVLGVIF
- a CDS encoding DUF3365 domain-containing protein is translated as MRTFLRTTLAIGAGVFFTGSLFVVAEPPVTPPESKMDQIEFDRQAMAKIRSFAIELKTRLKTGIQDGGPTKAIAVCHEEAEKIAAKHSEQGWLVRRVSDRPRNPNNAAQGWEGKMLTDLKKNYDVGSEKKYLSEQVGNEFRLMKSIAIDAVCLTCHGENIQGELKDKLDALYPNDLARGYKMEDFRGAFSVTYTAE
- the cydP gene encoding cytochrome oxidase putative small subunit CydP, producing the protein MNAKPGAQSSIFAIPLVREISLVLIVKLIAIVVIRWLFFSQPVDLGNSEQGIDQHFGLGEQSPVSASQATHGESL
- a CDS encoding efflux RND transporter permease subunit; protein product: MIISDVCIKRPVFASVISLLLIVFGVIAFDRLPLREYPDIDSPVVSIRTDYPGAAASVVESRITQLIEDRVAGLEGIKFISSSSRDGRSNIDIEFDLSRNIDSAANDVRDRVSRIIDNLPVEADAPDVEKVDSNDDVIMWLNLTSDRMTVPQLTDYAERYLVDRFSIVDGVARVRVGGGQSYAMRVWVDRIKLAAHQLTVSDIEKALRAENIELPAGSFESVERQFAVRLERVFVDPENFRQLVLKRGDNGHLVRLSDVATVVKGTQEYRLDFRGNGETMVGIGITKQSTANTMEVARAAKLAASRIEALLPEGMAIKQSYDTSVFIEEAVDEVYKTLAIAISLVIFIIFLFLGSVRAMLVPAVTVPVSLIATFIIIWVMGFTVNLLTLLALVLAIGLVVDDAIVVLENIHRRMEEYGESALVAAYQGTRQVGFAVIATTAVLIAVFAPIAVIEGDIGRLFSEFALTMSAAVFFSSLVALTLSPVIASLFLKPHSGKHTLTETVDKTFIRLRNRYRKSLDVSLRHPWYVVGAFALVVASSVWLVKLLPSEYVVKEDRGAFFVLVNGPEGTSYQYMKKYMDEIEKRLMPFHENGEAERILVRAPRSFGGTISNFNSGIVIVVLSPWDERRPANEIMKEVREKLTDLPGVTVATIMRQGIGGRVGKPVEFVLGGGSYEELAQWRDTLVEAIQQDNPGLISIDSDYKETSPQIRVVIDYQRAADLGVSVQNIGRTLESMLASRRVTTYIDNGEEYDVLIEGIRDQQNNPQDLANIYVRSENSGKLIPLASLVDFQEFAASQTLNRFNRTRAITIEADLDDNLSLDRALEYLEIKTRELLPEYAVIDYKGRSRDFKYSTESNIWLFGLGVVVMFLVLAAQFESYISPFIITLTVPLAMAGGLLGLYLTGNTLNLYSQIGLVMLIGLAAKNGILLVEFANQLRDEGKQVGDAIVEAAEIRLRPIVMTSITTIAGSIPLVVSSGAGSEAREVLGVTLFSGVLVATFFTLYLVPVAYRYLGKYTHSPHAKEKQLQQELSEDKM
- a CDS encoding alpha/beta hydrolase translates to MQSIRSKLVLWLIKHRHFFKFKLSADVVDEHFSVEQFRQDIDRLSAKMRTPKGVIIEKIAIGKIQAEWIRPVDTCTDKVLMYIHGGGFISGSCLTHRMHVAKFANESRLPALVFDYRLAPEHPFPAALEDCEAVYTWLLQQGFTAQNIVVGGESAGATLTLSLLLALKEKQLALPRAAFSISPVTDLRCLADSFTYNASKDIAPIGSWNLWTQYYIADHDPTDPMLSPQFGDFHGLPPVYICVGSHEIHLDDCLNFAAKAKEQGVKVTLKVWPKMVHAFPLLSPLFPEAKQALADICRFIQTPC